In Acinetobacter sp. C32I, one genomic interval encodes:
- the serB gene encoding phosphoserine phosphatase SerB → MREIILISFLGPDQPNQFTRLMQVLSVHSLQILDVGQAVIHNQLTLGIVVASDNETATALAMKEILILAHDIGLTVRFKPISNAEYDQWVSEGGRTRYIVTALAPELTAAHLQAVTKIVSSQGFNIETVTRLSGRLELDAESPFPRRACVQFGLSGQMLDAQAMRAACLSLSGELNIDVAVQEDNAYRRNRRLVCFDMDSTLIEQEVIDELALEAGVGAQVAEITERAMLGELDFQQSFRARVALLKGLDASVLPKIAERLTVTEGAERLISTLKALGYKTAILSGGFQYFAEYLQAKLGIDEVHANILDVENGVVTGEVKGAIVDGARKAELLRQLAEKMGISLEQAMAVGDGANDLPMLSIAGLGVAFRAKPLVRQNANQAISSVGLDGVLYLLGMHDKDLNRA, encoded by the coding sequence ATGCGAGAAATCATTCTTATATCCTTTCTAGGACCAGATCAACCGAATCAGTTTACTCGATTAATGCAGGTACTATCCGTACATTCTTTGCAAATTCTCGATGTCGGTCAGGCGGTTATCCATAATCAACTGACCCTTGGGATCGTTGTTGCATCGGATAATGAGACCGCAACAGCATTAGCAATGAAAGAGATTCTGATTTTAGCACATGATATTGGCTTAACTGTGCGATTTAAACCAATCTCCAACGCAGAATATGATCAATGGGTGAGTGAAGGTGGAAGAACACGTTATATCGTGACTGCACTTGCGCCAGAACTGACGGCTGCACACTTGCAAGCCGTGACTAAAATTGTGTCGAGTCAGGGCTTTAATATTGAAACGGTTACCCGTTTATCAGGACGTCTAGAACTTGATGCGGAAAGCCCATTCCCACGCCGTGCCTGTGTGCAGTTTGGGTTAAGTGGACAGATGCTGGATGCACAGGCAATGCGTGCAGCTTGCCTCAGTTTATCTGGTGAACTGAATATTGATGTTGCGGTACAGGAAGACAATGCCTATCGCCGTAATCGTCGTTTAGTTTGCTTTGATATGGATTCGACCTTGATCGAGCAAGAAGTCATTGATGAATTGGCATTAGAAGCAGGTGTTGGTGCTCAAGTTGCTGAAATTACTGAGCGTGCCATGCTGGGTGAACTTGATTTCCAACAAAGTTTCCGCGCCCGTGTCGCTTTATTAAAAGGTTTGGATGCTTCTGTATTGCCGAAAATTGCAGAACGTTTGACGGTGACGGAAGGGGCAGAGCGTTTGATCTCTACCTTGAAGGCCTTGGGTTATAAGACCGCAATCCTCTCTGGTGGTTTCCAGTACTTTGCTGAGTACTTACAAGCAAAACTGGGAATTGATGAAGTACATGCCAACATTTTAGATGTCGAAAATGGTGTGGTGACAGGTGAGGTCAAGGGTGCGATTGTTGATGGTGCTCGTAAAGCAGAGTTACTGCGTCAACTGGCGGAAAAAATGGGGATTTCACTAGAGCAGGCGATGGCCGTGGGTGATGGTGCCAATGACTTGCCGATGCTTTCAATTGCCGGTCTGGGGGTTGCATTCCGCGCTAAACCTTTGGTCCGCCAAAATGCCAATCAAGCCATATCGAGTGTTGGTTTGGATGGGGTATTGTACTTGTTGGGTATGCACGATAAGGACTTAAATCGAGCTTAA